CCGACGTGCGCCTCATCCGGCGCCTGCGCCGCGACATGGGGCAGCGCGGGCGCCCGTTCGAGGAGATCCTCGACCAGTACCTGACGACCGTGCGCCCGATGCACCAGCAGTTCGTCGAGCCGACGAAGCGCTACGCCGACGTGATCGTGCCGCGGGGCGGGCACAACGCGGTCGCGACCGAGATGATCGTCGCGAAGATCCAGCGCCGCCTCGACGGGCGCGCGGACGCGACGCCGGACGCCTCGCGGGACGTCGCGCGCGAGGTCCCGCTCGGCGTCGCCGTCCCGGCGGACCTCCCCGCCTCCGCCTAACGCGGCCCCCGTGACGACCACCGCCGGCGCCGGGGCGCGCGTGCTCGTCGTCGACGACGAGCCCGACATCGTCGCGCTCGTCGCCTACCACCTCGCGCGCTCCGGCTACCAGGTCGCGACCGCGGCGACCGGTGCCGAGGCGCTCGCCCAGGCCGGGCGCGAGCGGCCCGCGCTCGTCGTGCTCGACCTCATGCTCCCCGACCGCTCGGGCTTCGACGTGCTCGAGCAGCTGCGCGCGGCCGAGGACACACGCCGCGTGGCGGTGCTCATGCTCACCGCGCGCGGGGGCGAGGCCGACCGCATCCGCGGCCTCTCGCTCGGCGCCGACGACTACCTCGCGAAGCCGTTCAGCCCGCAGGAGCTGGTGCTGCGGGTGGGCGCGATCCTCCGGCGCGTGGCGACCGCGCCGCCCGCGCCGGCCGCCGACGCGCGGGAGGGCGCGACGGAGGAGGGCGACGTACTCGCCATCGGCCCGATCCGCATCGACCGCGCGGCGATGACGGTCGACGCCGACGGGCGGCGCGTCGACCTGACCCCGACGGAGTTCCGTCTGCTCGTCATGCTGGCCGAGCGGCGCGGGCGCGTCCAGGCGCGGACGCACCTGCTCGAGACGGTGTGGGAGGCCGCGCCCGACATCCAGACGCGCACGGTCGACATGCACGTCCAGCGGCTGCGCGCGAAGCTCGGCGCCGCGGGCGAGCTGATCGAGACGGTGCGCGGGTTCGGCTACCGGCTGCGCGCCGGCGCCGCCGCCGGGGCGCCGCCGCGCTGAGCGCGCGGCGCTGACGGCGCGGCCCGCGTGCGGCTCCCGACCCGCCTGCTGCTCGCGACGACGCTGACGATCGCGGGGTTCGTCGCGTTCGGCGCGGCGGCGGTCGGCACGCGCGCCGACGACGCCGAGCGAGCCGCGACCTACGCGGGGCTGCGTGCGGAGGCGGCCCTCGCCGCCCGGCTCTGGGCCGCGGCCCCGGCGCGCGGCGACGCCCAACGCGCCGACGTCCGCTTCGCCGACTCGGTCGCGACGCTGCTCGGGCGGCACGTGACGCTCGTCGACCCGGGCGGGCGCGTGCGCGGCGACTCGGACGCGCGCGACGCCGACCTGCGCGACCCGGGCGCCTCGTGGCTGGCCGGCTACCAGCGGCTGCCCGAGGTGGCCGCGGCCGCGCGCGACTCGACGGGCTCGGCGCACACGGCCCTCTCGAGTGCGACCGGGGAGGACGAGCTCGCCGCGGCGGCGCGCGGGGCGCGCGGCGTCGTGCGCGTGGCCGCGACCGGGTACGTCGCGAGTCCGCTCGCGTCCGCGCTGCGCCGCGGGGTGCTGCTCGCCGGGCTCGCCGCGCTGTTGTTAGGCGACGGGGCGGCGCTGTTAGTCGCGCGTTCGATCACGCGTCCCCTGGCCGAGCTGCGCGACGCGGCGCGCTCGCTCGCGGCGGGCGACCTGTCGAACCGCCCCGCACTCGCCGCCCCCGGCGAAGTCGGCGAGGTCGCGGCCGCCGTACGCCGGGTGGCCGAGCAGCTCGGCGCGCGCCTCGACGCGCTCGCCGCGGAGCAGGAGCTGCTCGGCACGCTCACCGAGTCGCTCGGCGAGGGCGTCGTCGCGGTGGACGGGCGCGGCCAGGTCGTGCGCGTCAACGACACCGCGCGGCGCCTGCTGCGACTCCCTGACGCGCCGCCCTTCGCGGCCGAGTACTTGCCCCGCGACCGCGCGCTGCGCGAGGCGCTCGCCGGCGCGCTCCGCGGCGAGTTGGTCGGCGGCGAGCCGGGCGCCGGCTCCGCGGTCGAGCTGCGCGTGCAGGGGCGCACGCTCGCCCTCACCGCGCGCCCGCTGCCCGGCGCGCGCGGGGCGGTGCTCGCGTTCCGCGACCTGACGGACGTGCGGCGGCTCGAGACCGTGCGGCGCGACTTCGTCGCCAACGTTTCGCACGAGCTCAAGACGCCGCTCACCGTCGTCGGCGGGTTCGCGGAAACGCTCGCCGACGACCCCGGGCTCGCGCCCGCGCCGCGGCGCTTCGCCGAGACGATCCGTGCGAACGCCGCGCGCATGCAGCGCCTGGTCGACGACCTGCTCGACCTCTCGCGGATCGAGAGCGGCGGGTGGCGTCCCGCGCCGGCCGCGGTCGACGTGCGGGACGCGGCGGCCGACGCGTTAGGCCCGGCGCGCGACGCGGCGGCCGCGCGCGGCGTCGCGCTCGACGTCGTGCCCGCCCCCGACGCACCCGCCCTCTACGCCGACCCCACCGCGGCGCGCCAGGTGCTCAGCAACCTCGTCGAGAACGCCGTGCGGCACACGCCGGCCGGGCGCGTGACCGTTTACACGCGCCGCGACGAGGGGGCGGGCGGCGTCTGGCTCGGCGTCCGCGACACGGGCGTCGGCATCGCGGCCGCGCACCTGCCGCGCATCTTCGAGCGCTTCTACCGCGCCGACCCCGGGCGCGCCCGCGAGCAGGGCGGCACGGGGCTCGGCCTCTCGATCGTCAAACACCTCGTCGAGGCCCACGGCGGCGAGGTACGCGCGGCGAGCGTGCCCGGCGAGGGCACGACGATCGAGGCGCGCTTCCCCGCGGGTCCGGCGGCGGGCCTCGCGGCGGCGGGCCTCGCGCCGCCGGGCGTCCCGCCCGCGACATGACCGGCGCGCCGCCGCCCCGACCGGTGCAGCTTACGGACCGCCGTCCCGCTTCCTTCGCCCGCCGATGACCGCCGACCCCAGCGCCCCCCCGCCCGCCGCCACCCGGATCGCCGCCGTCGATATCGGCTCCAACTCGATCCGGAGCATCGTCGCCGACGTCTCGCCCGACGGGGCGATCCGCGTCGTCGACGAGATGAAGGCGATGCCCCGCCTCGGGCTCGGCGTCGACCGGACGGGTCTGTTAGGCGAGGGGCCGATGCTGGCCGCGCTCGACGCGCTGCAGCGCATGGCCGCCCTCGCCGCGCAGTTCAAGGCCGAGCGCGTCGAGGCGGTCGCGACGAGCGCCGTGCGCGACGCGGCGAACGGCGGCGCGTTCCTCGAGCGGGTGCGCGAGGCGACGGGGCTGCGCGTGCGCCTGCTGACCGGCGACGAGGAGGCGCGCCTCTCCTTCCGGTCGGCCAGGGCGCACTTCGAACTCGGCGCCGGGCGCACCGTGGTCGCCGACATCGGCGGCGGCTCGCTCGAGCTCGCGCTCGCGGCCGAGGGATTGCTGGACCGGCTCGTCTCGCTGCCCTTCGGCGCGATCCGCGCGACCGAGCAGTTCCTCGCCGACGTCGACCCGAAGCACCCGGCGCGCGGGCGCGAGGCGCTGCGCGAGCTGCGGCGCGCGGTGCGCTGGGCCATCCGCGACGAGCTGTCGGTCAAGGACTGGCGCGGGGCGCGGGTGATCGGTTCGGGCGGGACGTACACGAACCTCGCGGCCGTGCTCAACGCGCGGGCCGGCGTGCAGGGCGCCGGCATGAAGTCGCGCCACGGCACGGTCGTCCCGCGCGCGGAGGCCGAGCACGTGCTCGACCAGCTCGCCGCGCTCGGCCCCGCGGAGCGCCGCGCCGTGCCGGGCCTCAACCCGGAGCGCGCCGACATCATCGTCGCGGGGCTCGCGGTCGCGGCCGAGGTGCTCGCGGTGTTCGAGGCGCGGGAGCTGCTGGTGTCGGGCTACGGGATCCGCGAGGGGCTGCTGCTCGAGGCCGCGGCCGTCGCGCCTAACGCACCGGCCGACCCCGCCGCGGCGCGCGAGCGCTCGGTGCGCGCGTTCGCGGAGCGGTGTCACTACGAGCAGCCGCACGCGGACCAGGTGCGCCGGCTCGCGCTCCGCCTCTACGACCAGCTCGCGGCGCGCTTGGGCTGCGAGCCCGGCGACCGCGAGGTGCTGGCCGACGCGGCGTTGCTGCACGACGTCGGCTACCAGATCAACTACGAGAAGCACCACAAGCACTCGTACCACCTCGTGCGCCACGCCGACCTGCAGGGCGTCTCGCCGACCGAGCAGGTCGCGATCGCGAACGTGGCGCGCTACCACCGCGGCGCGGCGCCGAAGCGGACGCACGCGAACTTCGGCGCGCTCGACCGCGCGCTGCGGCGGCGCGTGCGGCGGCTGTCGGCGCTGCTGCGCGTCGCGGACGGGCTCGACCGCGGGCACGCGGGCGCGGTCGGGGACGTCGAGGTAGCGGTGGGCGGCGGGCGGGTGCGGGTGGGGGTGACGCCCGCGTCGTCGGAGGCGCCCCTCCAGCTCGAACTGTGGGGGGCGGAGCGAAAGGCGGGGCTGCTGGAGCGCCTGCTCGGCAAGCCCGTCGTGTTCGCCGCGCCGGCCGCGGACGCGGACGCCTAACGCGCGGGCGCTGAGAGTGCGCCGGCCGCGGCCGGGTCGTCGGGACAGCTCAGCCGCCCCCGAGCCACGGTTGCCTGCGAGACAGCCGAGGGGTGTCGCGATACGTCCCGGCGGACCCGACAGCTGGTATGCTGGGTGGCACGGGCGGGCGCCGCGTCGATAGTGTACAGGACGGGTCGGGGCTTCGCTGCTGACAGCCGAGGGCCTCCCCTCTTGTTGAAGCGTGCGATCCCGGCTCCCCTGTGCTTTTGGCTCGAGACGGCCGCGACACCGTCCGTTGATCTGGCGACCAGCAGGCGCGTGGAGCCGACGCCCCGCCCCTCACCCCCGGAGGAATCACCCATGCTGTACCCGGGGATCGACATCGGCAAGCGCTGGCACGAAGCGGCGCTCCTGGACGGCGCGGGCGCAACGGTCTGGCGGCACCGGTTCGCCGGGTCGCGTGCCGGCTTCGACGCACTCGCGCAGCAGCTGACGAGCGTCGACGTCGGCGCGCTTACCGTCGCGCTCGAGGCGACGGGCGTGTACTGGCTCGCGCTGCACGCCTGGCTGACGGAGCGCGGCGTCGCCCGCATTGTGGTGCTCAATCCGCTGCAAACGAAGGCGTTCCGCAACGCGACCCTGCGAGGCAGCAAGACCGATCGGATCGATGCGGTGGCGATCGCGCAGCTCGTCCGCTGGATGGGAGCCGCCGCCGCCGGGCACGTGCGCCCCGACGAGCGCCAGGCCGCGGCGCGCGACGTCAGCCGCCTGCGGACCGAGATGATCGAGCTCCGCGCGCGGCAGCTCGTCAAGCTCGGCGGCGTCCTCGACCGGCTCTTCCCCGAGTTCCGCCCGGCCTTCGGCAAGCTCGGGAGCAGCAGCGCGCTCGCGGTGCTCACCCGGTGGACGACGCCGGCGGCGTTAGGCGCGGCCGCCGAGGGCGAGGTCACCTCCGTCCTCGCGCAGGCCAGCCGCGGCATGCTCGGCGCGGCCAAGGCGGCCGAGCTCCAGGCGCTCGCGGCCACGTCGGCCGGCCTCCCCGACCCGCTCGACGTCGAACGCGGCCGGCTCGCCGGCCAGCAGGCGCATGAGCGGGCGCGGCACGCAGTGGTCGATCAGCACGCGCCGGCGCGGCGCCCCCGGCCCCGCCGGCGCCTCGGGCCCGGGCTCGTCCACGGCGCGCGACGCCCGTGCCTACGCCGCGGGGGCGTGTGCGTCCAGGGCGGCCCGGGCGAGCTCGAGGACGGCCACGGCGTGCTCGCGGCTCACGTCCGGGAAGTCGTCCAGGAACGCGGCCAGCGGCGGGCCCTCCTCGACGTAGTCGATCAGGGTCTGGACCGGCACCCGGGTGCCGGCGAACACGGCCGCGCCGCTGAGGCGCTCGGGCGAGCGGGTGATGAGGGGCGACGGCAGGGTCGTCGGGAGCGGCATCGGGCCTCCGGGCGGGGACGCGCCCAATCTAGGCCGGCGCCCGCCCGGCCGCGCGCCCGCCCTGGGCCGGCGCTGGCCCCGGCGCGCCGACCCAGCCCCAGCCGAGCGACCCCGCGCGATCGCCGCCTAACGCCTATCGGATCGCCTGCTAGCCCGTCCCGAGCGACCCCGCAAGCAGCCCCCCCGGTCCGCAGCGTCCCGACGCCCAAGCGCCGCGCGCGACGCGATTTACCACGTAATCTCGCCCGCCCCCACCCCTGCGCCAGCCCGCCACGCCGCGTCACGCACCCCGCGTCACATTGCGCCCCGCGCCGAACGCTGCGTCGGGGGCCCGCGTCCCTACCAAGCGCGCCGACGCGCCCGGACGAGGACGGTCCGCGGGGCTCCGCACCCCCAGCCCGCCGGCGTTCAACACGTGCGTGTACAGCATCGTCGTGCGCACGTCCCGGTGCCCCAGCAACGCTTGAACCGTCCGCAGATCGTACCCGTCCTCGAGCAGGTGCGTCGCGAAACTGTGCCGAAAGGTGTGGCAGCTCGCTCGCTTCCCGACCCCCGCGGCACGGACGGCCGCCGTCACCGCCCGCTGCACCGCAGACGCGTGCAACGGGAGCCGAAGTCGCCCCCCGTCCGGCGCACGGTACTCGCGCCGCGCCGGGAACACCCGGTACCACGGCCACTCCCCCGCCGCCCGCGGGTACTTGCGCGCGAGCGCGTGCGGAAGCGGGACCCTCACCCCGCCCGCCACGTCGCGCGCCTGGAGCGCTCGAACCCGGACCAGATGCGCCGCGAGCCCGGCCGACGCCGCGGCCGGCAGCACCGTCCGACGATCCTTCCCGCCCTTCCCGCCGCGCACCGTGAGCTCGCCGCGCGCGAGATCGACGTCCTGCACGCGGAGCGACAACGCTTCGGTGAGCCGCAACCCCGCCCCGTACAGCACCGTCCCGACGAGCGCGGACACGCCCGACAGCGCGTCGAGGACGCGCCACACCTCGGCGCGGCTCAGCACCACCGGCACGTGCGGCCGCGCCTTGGCCCGGACCGCCTGTTCCGCGAGGCCGAGCGGAACGCCCAGCACGTCCCGGTACACGAACAGCAGCGCCGCCAGCGCGTGATTCTGCGTACTCGGCGCGACCCGGCCGTCGACCGCGAGGTGCGACAGGAACCGCTCGACGTCGCGTGCGCCGAGCGCGCGCGGGTGCCGGCCGCGGTGGAAGCGCACGAACCGGCGCACCCACGCGACGTACGACGCCTCGGTCCGCCGGCTGTAGTGCCGGGGCCGGAGCACGCGGCGCATCTCGTCGACCAGCCACACGGGCGTCGGCGGCCCGCTCGCGTCCGGCGCGGCGCGCGGCGTGTGCCCGACAGGCGGGGCGGGCGGGCACGGGACGGGGTCGGACATGCGCCTAACGTACGGCGGCACCCCGACGCCGCCGCACCAAAACGTCGCCGACTGCGTCGTTTTGTCGCACGGGCGGCGGGCGGGCCGCCGGGCTAACGCCGCCCGGCGAGCGCGGGCCGCCCGGCGCCCGTCAGCCGCCCGCCGGCTGCCCCGCAGCCGACGACGCCGGGAGCGGGGCGGCGGGCGGCGCCTCCGCGGCCTCGTGCGCCTGCCCCCACGGGTCGCGCAACAGGATCGCGTGCGTCGCCCGCTCCGCCTCGCCGGGCGCGGGGTGCCGCTGCACCCACGACCCGTCCGGCCGCAGCTCCCACGCCTGCCGGTTGTCGGCGAGGCACGTGTCGAGCAACGCCCGCAGCGGCTCGTGCAGCCCCGGGTCCTGCACCGGCGTGATCACCTCCACGCGCCGGTCGAAGTTGCGCGGCATCCAGTCGGCGGAGCCGAGGTAGTACTCGGGGCGCCCGTCGTTCTGGAAGAACCAGACGCGCGAGTGCTCGAGAAAACGCCCGATGATCGAGAGCACCCGGATCCGGTCGCTCACCCCCGGCACGCCCGGCCGGATGCAGCACGTCCCGCGCACGATGAGGTCGACGTCGACCCCGGCCTGCGAGGCGCGGTAGAGCGCGTCGATCGTCTCCGGGTCGACGAGCGCGTTCATCTTCGCGATGATGCGCGCCGGGCGCCCCGCCCGCGCGTGCGCCGCCTCGCGCTCCAGCATCGCGATCACGCGCGGGCGCAAGTTCGCGGGCGCGACGAGGAGCTTCCGGTACAGCCGCTGCCGCGAGTACCCGGTGAGCGTGTTGAACAGGTCCGACACGTCCGCCCCGATCGACGGGGTCGCGGTGAACAGCCCGAGGTCGGTGTAGAGGCGCGCCGTCTTCGTGTTGTAATTCCCCGTGCCGATGTGCACGTACCGGCGGATCGCGCCGTCCGGGTCGCGGCGGATCACGAGCGCCGTCTTGCAGTGCGTCTTGAGCCCCGGCACGCCGTACGCCACGTGCACGCCGTCGCGCTCCAGCGTGCGCGCCCAGTTGATGTTGTTCGCCTCGTCGAACCGCGCCTGCAACTCGACGAGCACGGCGACCTGCTTCCCCGCCTCCGCCGCCTCGGCGAGCGCCTCGACGATCGCC
The Gemmatimonadetes bacterium T265 genome window above contains:
- a CDS encoding integron integrase, with protein sequence MSDPVPCPPAPPVGHTPRAAPDASGPPTPVWLVDEMRRVLRPRHYSRRTEASYVAWVRRFVRFHRGRHPRALGARDVERFLSHLAVDGRVAPSTQNHALAALLFVYRDVLGVPLGLAEQAVRAKARPHVPVVLSRAEVWRVLDALSGVSALVGTVLYGAGLRLTEALSLRVQDVDLARGELTVRGGKGGKDRRTVLPAAASAGLAAHLVRVRALQARDVAGGVRVPLPHALARKYPRAAGEWPWYRVFPARREYRAPDGGRLRLPLHASAVQRAVTAAVRAAGVGKRASCHTFRHSFATHLLEDGYDLRTVQALLGHRDVRTTMLYTHVLNAGGLGVRSPADRPRPGASARLVGTRAPDAAFGAGRNVTRGA
- the phoB gene encoding DNA-binding response regulator — its product is MTTTAGAGARVLVVDDEPDIVALVAYHLARSGYQVATAATGAEALAQAGRERPALVVLDLMLPDRSGFDVLEQLRAAEDTRRVAVLMLTARGGEADRIRGLSLGADDYLAKPFSPQELVLRVGAILRRVATAPPAPAADAREGATEEGDVLAIGPIRIDRAAMTVDADGRRVDLTPTEFRLLVMLAERRGRVQARTHLLETVWEAAPDIQTRTVDMHVQRLRAKLGAAGELIETVRGFGYRLRAGAAAGAPPR
- the gppA-2 gene encoding exopolyphosphatase, yielding MTADPSAPPPAATRIAAVDIGSNSIRSIVADVSPDGAIRVVDEMKAMPRLGLGVDRTGLLGEGPMLAALDALQRMAALAAQFKAERVEAVATSAVRDAANGGAFLERVREATGLRVRLLTGDEEARLSFRSARAHFELGAGRTVVADIGGGSLELALAAEGLLDRLVSLPFGAIRATEQFLADVDPKHPARGREALRELRRAVRWAIRDELSVKDWRGARVIGSGGTYTNLAAVLNARAGVQGAGMKSRHGTVVPRAEAEHVLDQLAALGPAERRAVPGLNPERADIIVAGLAVAAEVLAVFEARELLVSGYGIREGLLLEAAAVAPNAPADPAAARERSVRAFAERCHYEQPHADQVRRLALRLYDQLAARLGCEPGDREVLADAALLHDVGYQINYEKHHKHSYHLVRHADLQGVSPTEQVAIANVARYHRGAAPKRTHANFGALDRALRRRVRRLSALLRVADGLDRGHAGAVGDVEVAVGGGRVRVGVTPASSEAPLQLELWGAERKAGLLERLLGKPVVFAAPAADADA